The Bacteroidales bacterium genome segment TTCATTAATAGATACGAGTTTGAGAAGTGCGTCACCAGGTATGATGGTGATCATCGAACAAGGGGACTTAACTGCTGGAACCAGTTTCTCCATTTATTCTTCGGTCAATTAACTTCCCGTAATTCGTTGCGAGATATTTGTACCTGCCTGAAGGCCCATCA includes the following:
- a CDS encoding DUF4372 domain-containing protein; translated protein: MNSGKYAFSQLLQFINRYEFEKCVTRYDGDHRTRGLNCWNQFLHLFFGQLTSRNSLRDICTCLKAH